Proteins encoded by one window of Cydia fagiglandana chromosome Z, ilCydFagi1.1, whole genome shotgun sequence:
- the LOC134679479 gene encoding putative odorant receptor 92a isoform X1 has protein sequence MTTQISFRERSLDLDYMRAIRLYLDTAGHWPNEQFGPKTMRTRILYIYHKLMLTILVYAEISALCLIRVRMTTLDFIDLGQDYLSICISFVMITRMTLILQGKFCSLIKNFVSKFHLLEHKHESELAAKEYRKVDKMCRIATLFILLQCLFGQVMFNAVPIYVNVQAGLFTDRAHRPPNVTFVHSVNYYFIIDQYEDAIGYTMVSFLNAYISYICGVSFCGLDLLIYIIVFHILGHFNILVAKMRNFPTPLSCPDKSEESSEREYNEEAFKILKNLIQHDQLIKEFLNDTSNTFDITLCLCLLFHVISGCISLLAISPMTAEALTRYGPLIFILYTQLIQMSVIFELINSKSNTLSDEVYALPWEVMDERNRKTVLLFLVNVQQPSSLKAGGLVPVGVLTMSQIIRNSFSYFLMLRTLGNV, from the exons ATGACAACACAAATCAG TTTCAGGGAGCGATCATTAGACTTAGACTACATGCGTGCGATCCGTCTATATCTCGACACGGCCGGTCATTGGCCGAACGAACAATTCGGACCCAAAACCATGCGTACGCGCATCCTGTACATATATCATAAGTTAATGTTGACAATACTTGTGTATGCAGAGATTTCAGCGTTGTGTTTAATCAGAGTCAGAATGACGACTCTTGACTTTATTGATTTGGGACAAGATTATTTGTCAATTTGTATATCCTTCGTGATGATT ACAAGAATGACACTAATACTTCAAGGGAAATTTTGTTCACTTATTAAAAACTTCGTTTCAAAATTTCATTTACTGGAACATAAGCATGAATCTGAATTGGCAGCTAAG GAGTATCGTAAAGTCGACAAAATGTGCAGGATTGCAACCTTATTTATATTATTGCAGTGCCTCTTTGGGCAAGTGATGTTCAACGCAGTCCCAATATATGTAAACGTTCAAGCAGGCTTGTTCACAGACCGTGCCCACAGACCTCCAAATGTGACCTTCGTTCACtctgttaattattatttcatcATAGACCAATACGAGGATGCGATTGGTTACACCATGGTCTCTTTTTTAAACGCTTACATTTCATACATTTGTGGCGTTTCGTTCTGTGGCTTAGATCTATTGATTTATATCATTGTCTTTCACATATTGGGCCATTTTAACATACTGGTGGCTAAAATGAGAAATTTTCCGACTCCATTAAGTTGTCCTGATAAATCTGAAGAATCTTCTGAGCGAGAATATAATGAAGAagcatttaaaattttgaagaaTTTAATACAGCACGACCAGTTAATCAAGGA ATTCTTGAACGATACGTCAAATACGTTTGATATCACCCTGTGTCTATGTCTATTGTTCCATGTGATTTCTGGATGCATTTCGCTTCTAGCAATTTCTCCGATG ACTGCCGAGGCGCTAACACGATACGGCCCCTTGATATTCATATTGTATACTCAGCTGATACAGATGTCGGTGATTTTTGAACTGATCAACTCCAAG AGTAACACCCTCTCAGACGAAGTTTACGCGTTGCCATGGGAGGTGATGGACGAGAGGAACAGGAAGACCGTGTTACTCTTCCTTGTTAACGTGCAGCAGCCCAGTAGCCTAAAGGCAGGTGGTCTGGTGCCTGTGGGCGTGCTTACTATGTCTCAG ATTATAAGAAACTCATTTTCTTATTTCTTAATGTTAAGGACACTTGGAAATGTATAA
- the LOC134679479 gene encoding putative odorant receptor 92a isoform X2 yields MTTQIRERSLDLDYMRAIRLYLDTAGHWPNEQFGPKTMRTRILYIYHKLMLTILVYAEISALCLIRVRMTTLDFIDLGQDYLSICISFVMITRMTLILQGKFCSLIKNFVSKFHLLEHKHESELAAKEYRKVDKMCRIATLFILLQCLFGQVMFNAVPIYVNVQAGLFTDRAHRPPNVTFVHSVNYYFIIDQYEDAIGYTMVSFLNAYISYICGVSFCGLDLLIYIIVFHILGHFNILVAKMRNFPTPLSCPDKSEESSEREYNEEAFKILKNLIQHDQLIKEFLNDTSNTFDITLCLCLLFHVISGCISLLAISPMTAEALTRYGPLIFILYTQLIQMSVIFELINSKSNTLSDEVYALPWEVMDERNRKTVLLFLVNVQQPSSLKAGGLVPVGVLTMSQIIRNSFSYFLMLRTLGNV; encoded by the exons ATGACAACACAAATCAG GGAGCGATCATTAGACTTAGACTACATGCGTGCGATCCGTCTATATCTCGACACGGCCGGTCATTGGCCGAACGAACAATTCGGACCCAAAACCATGCGTACGCGCATCCTGTACATATATCATAAGTTAATGTTGACAATACTTGTGTATGCAGAGATTTCAGCGTTGTGTTTAATCAGAGTCAGAATGACGACTCTTGACTTTATTGATTTGGGACAAGATTATTTGTCAATTTGTATATCCTTCGTGATGATT ACAAGAATGACACTAATACTTCAAGGGAAATTTTGTTCACTTATTAAAAACTTCGTTTCAAAATTTCATTTACTGGAACATAAGCATGAATCTGAATTGGCAGCTAAG GAGTATCGTAAAGTCGACAAAATGTGCAGGATTGCAACCTTATTTATATTATTGCAGTGCCTCTTTGGGCAAGTGATGTTCAACGCAGTCCCAATATATGTAAACGTTCAAGCAGGCTTGTTCACAGACCGTGCCCACAGACCTCCAAATGTGACCTTCGTTCACtctgttaattattatttcatcATAGACCAATACGAGGATGCGATTGGTTACACCATGGTCTCTTTTTTAAACGCTTACATTTCATACATTTGTGGCGTTTCGTTCTGTGGCTTAGATCTATTGATTTATATCATTGTCTTTCACATATTGGGCCATTTTAACATACTGGTGGCTAAAATGAGAAATTTTCCGACTCCATTAAGTTGTCCTGATAAATCTGAAGAATCTTCTGAGCGAGAATATAATGAAGAagcatttaaaattttgaagaaTTTAATACAGCACGACCAGTTAATCAAGGA ATTCTTGAACGATACGTCAAATACGTTTGATATCACCCTGTGTCTATGTCTATTGTTCCATGTGATTTCTGGATGCATTTCGCTTCTAGCAATTTCTCCGATG ACTGCCGAGGCGCTAACACGATACGGCCCCTTGATATTCATATTGTATACTCAGCTGATACAGATGTCGGTGATTTTTGAACTGATCAACTCCAAG AGTAACACCCTCTCAGACGAAGTTTACGCGTTGCCATGGGAGGTGATGGACGAGAGGAACAGGAAGACCGTGTTACTCTTCCTTGTTAACGTGCAGCAGCCCAGTAGCCTAAAGGCAGGTGGTCTGGTGCCTGTGGGCGTGCTTACTATGTCTCAG ATTATAAGAAACTCATTTTCTTATTTCTTAATGTTAAGGACACTTGGAAATGTATAA
- the LOC134679479 gene encoding putative odorant receptor 92a isoform X3, with translation MTTLDFIDLGQDYLSICISFVMITRMTLILQGKFCSLIKNFVSKFHLLEHKHESELAAKEYRKVDKMCRIATLFILLQCLFGQVMFNAVPIYVNVQAGLFTDRAHRPPNVTFVHSVNYYFIIDQYEDAIGYTMVSFLNAYISYICGVSFCGLDLLIYIIVFHILGHFNILVAKMRNFPTPLSCPDKSEESSEREYNEEAFKILKNLIQHDQLIKEFLNDTSNTFDITLCLCLLFHVISGCISLLAISPMTAEALTRYGPLIFILYTQLIQMSVIFELINSKSNTLSDEVYALPWEVMDERNRKTVLLFLVNVQQPSSLKAGGLVPVGVLTMSQIIRNSFSYFLMLRTLGNV, from the exons ATGACGACTCTTGACTTTATTGATTTGGGACAAGATTATTTGTCAATTTGTATATCCTTCGTGATGATT ACAAGAATGACACTAATACTTCAAGGGAAATTTTGTTCACTTATTAAAAACTTCGTTTCAAAATTTCATTTACTGGAACATAAGCATGAATCTGAATTGGCAGCTAAG GAGTATCGTAAAGTCGACAAAATGTGCAGGATTGCAACCTTATTTATATTATTGCAGTGCCTCTTTGGGCAAGTGATGTTCAACGCAGTCCCAATATATGTAAACGTTCAAGCAGGCTTGTTCACAGACCGTGCCCACAGACCTCCAAATGTGACCTTCGTTCACtctgttaattattatttcatcATAGACCAATACGAGGATGCGATTGGTTACACCATGGTCTCTTTTTTAAACGCTTACATTTCATACATTTGTGGCGTTTCGTTCTGTGGCTTAGATCTATTGATTTATATCATTGTCTTTCACATATTGGGCCATTTTAACATACTGGTGGCTAAAATGAGAAATTTTCCGACTCCATTAAGTTGTCCTGATAAATCTGAAGAATCTTCTGAGCGAGAATATAATGAAGAagcatttaaaattttgaagaaTTTAATACAGCACGACCAGTTAATCAAGGA ATTCTTGAACGATACGTCAAATACGTTTGATATCACCCTGTGTCTATGTCTATTGTTCCATGTGATTTCTGGATGCATTTCGCTTCTAGCAATTTCTCCGATG ACTGCCGAGGCGCTAACACGATACGGCCCCTTGATATTCATATTGTATACTCAGCTGATACAGATGTCGGTGATTTTTGAACTGATCAACTCCAAG AGTAACACCCTCTCAGACGAAGTTTACGCGTTGCCATGGGAGGTGATGGACGAGAGGAACAGGAAGACCGTGTTACTCTTCCTTGTTAACGTGCAGCAGCCCAGTAGCCTAAAGGCAGGTGGTCTGGTGCCTGTGGGCGTGCTTACTATGTCTCAG ATTATAAGAAACTCATTTTCTTATTTCTTAATGTTAAGGACACTTGGAAATGTATAA